The Salmonella enterica subsp. houtenae serovar Houten genome has a segment encoding these proteins:
- the sseC gene encoding pathogenicity island 2 effector protein SseC — protein MNRIYSNSDSAAGVNALSHHHLSNVSSVSSGSLAKRHQRVTFAFGNISSACVGTGKISLKEADDALKQLLNAVPGNHKAPPLPDFLQINPTLLPMMLTALVLSVFGSNAQLLCQQLERATNVQNTLRNKQVKEYQEQIQKAIEQADKARKAGIFGAIFDWITGIFETVIGALKVVEGFLSGNGAEMASGVAYMAAGFVGMVKAGAETAMLLGANPDVCKEIISVTGKIQIGCEIAALVLDVFQIGRAFMAARGLTGAAEKVFESGFGEEIAERMAGGAGEEEIEALAEEFGKEVSENFSKAFEPLEREMVDLGEMEEESASFSRDVEKNMTQRAGKSFTKEGVKAMAKEAAKEALEKYMQKEEKLLLDDFRKKVLSKIFKKIIYALIRDYSFKSLQAIRCATEGGNQANAGVIKIEKAKLEKKIEQLIAQQQFLEFIMEQTEGQKRMEQKRLQALYKDSGTALKDTLDTIDSYSSVQARMAGWRA, from the coding sequence ATGAATCGAATTTACAGTAATAGCGATAGCGCCGCGGGAGTAAACGCCTTATCACATCATCATTTAAGCAATGTCAGTAGCGTTTCCTCGGGATCGCTGGCAAAACGCCACCAGCGTGTGACTTTTGCCTTTGGCAATATTAGCTCAGCGTGTGTGGGAACAGGGAAAATTAGCCTTAAGGAGGCAGACGACGCGTTGAAGCAACTACTTAATGCCGTCCCCGGAAATCATAAGGCGCCACCATTACCTGACTTTTTGCAGATAAATCCCACGCTTTTACCAATGATGCTGACGGCATTAGTACTCAGCGTTTTCGGTAGTAATGCGCAATTGTTATGCCAACAGCTTGAGCGGGCAACTAATGTACAAAATACCTTACGTAATAAGCAGGTGAAGGAGTATCAGGAGCAGATCCAGAAGGCGATAGAGCAGGCTGATAAAGCGCGTAAAGCAGGTATTTTCGGTGCTATTTTTGACTGGATCACCGGCATATTTGAAACCGTGATTGGCGCCTTAAAAGTTGTGGAAGGGTTTCTGTCAGGTAATGGTGCAGAAATGGCTAGCGGCGTAGCCTATATGGCCGCAGGTTTTGTAGGAATGGTTAAAGCTGGGGCTGAAACAGCAATGCTATTAGGTGCTAACCCCGATGTCTGTAAGGAGATTATTAGCGTTACAGGTAAGATTCAGATTGGCTGTGAAATCGCCGCGCTGGTACTGGATGTTTTCCAGATTGGTCGCGCGTTTATGGCGGCGAGAGGCCTGACTGGTGCCGCTGAAAAAGTTTTTGAATCCGGCTTTGGAGAAGAAATCGCTGAGCGTATGGCAGGCGGCGCAGGTGAAGAAGAAATAGAGGCGCTGGCTGAAGAGTTTGGCAAGGAGGTGAGCGAAAATTTTTCCAAAGCATTCGAGCCTCTTGAACGTGAAATGGTTGATCTGGGAGAGATGGAAGAGGAATCTGCCAGTTTTTCTCGTGACGTAGAAAAAAATATGACGCAACGCGCGGGAAAAAGTTTTACCAAAGAGGGGGTGAAGGCCATGGCGAAAGAAGCGGCAAAAGAAGCCCTGGAAAAATATATGCAAAAAGAGGAAAAACTTCTGTTAGACGATTTTCGTAAGAAGGTTCTCTCAAAAATATTTAAAAAAATCATATATGCCTTAATAAGAGATTATTCATTTAAAAGTTTACAGGCTATCAGATGTGCAACCGAGGGAGGCAATCAGGCGAATGCTGGCGTGATTAAAATAGAAAAAGCGAAGCTAGAAAAGAAAATAGAACAATTGATAGCTCAGCAACAGTTTCTGGAGTTCATAATGGAACAAACTGAAGGCCAAAAAAGGATGGAGCAAAAGCGCTTGCAGGCACTTTATAAGGATAGCGGCACCGCGCTTAAAGATACGTTAGATACCATTGATAGTTATAGTAGCGTTCAGGCGAGAATGGCTGGCTGGCGCGCTTAA
- the SBOV13942 gene encoding pathogenicity island protein, with amino-acid sequence MMIKKKTAFSEYRDLEQSYMQLNRYLKKFHQIRAKVSQQLSERAESPKKSRETDAILNNLFPQGVAGVNQEAERDLKKIVNLFKQLEARLQQLNAQPPMEIPSGKTKR; translated from the coding sequence ATGATGATAAAGAAAAAGACTGCTTTTAGTGAATATCGTGATTTAGAGCAGAGTTACATGCAGCTAAATCGCTATCTTAAAAAGTTTCATCAAATCAGGGCTAAGGTGAGCCAACAGCTTTCTGAAAGGGCAGAGAGTCCAAAAAAAAGCAGAGAAACAGATGCTATTCTTAACAACTTATTTCCACAAGGCGTTGCCGGGGTTAACCAGGAGGCTGAGAGGGACCTAAAGAAAATAGTGAATTTGTTTAAACAACTTGAAGCACGGCTGCAACAACTCAATGCTCAACCCCCGATGGAAATACCGTCAGGCAAAACGAAAAGGTAA
- the sseD gene encoding pathogenicity island 2 effector protein SseD — MEASNAVSILSPSSLSASSTTSQSQFGEKVNSDSLLLLFDEIWMKLLELAKKLRDIMRSYNEVRQKLSWELQKNALQTQMQAIDKTCEASILTGVGSCLSGMLTMGFGAVGGESGVILGQGVGHTAMGGFSLGAGIVQRQSDQEGAIAGLQQTGAQSYSKNMMDIMDKALDVMQQILGLGTSLVQVLAQMLQSLAR; from the coding sequence ATGGAAGCGAGTAACGCAGTATCGATATTATCGCCATCTTCCTTGTCAGCTTCATCTACTACATCTCAGTCCCAGTTCGGGGAGAAAGTAAATTCTGATTCATTACTGCTGTTATTTGATGAGATCTGGATGAAGCTACTAGAGCTTGCCAAAAAGCTGCGCGATATCATGCGATCATATAATGAAGTAAGACAGAAGTTGAGTTGGGAACTACAGAAAAATGCCTTACAAACGCAAATGCAAGCGATTGATAAAACATGTGAAGCATCAATACTTACTGGGGTTGGCTCATGTCTTTCGGGAATGCTGACGATGGGGTTCGGGGCTGTAGGCGGAGAATCCGGCGTTATATTAGGTCAAGGCGTAGGACACACCGCTATGGGGGGGTTTAGCCTTGGCGCTGGTATTGTGCAACGTCAAAGCGATCAAGAAGGTGCGATTGCTGGACTGCAACAAACTGGGGCTCAATCTTATAGCAAAAATATGATGGATATTATGGATAAAGCGCTTGACGTCATGCAGCAAATTCTGGGTTTGGGGACGTCATTGGTCCAGGTTCTTGCTCAAATGCTCCAGTCATTAGCGAGGTAA
- a CDS encoding type III secretion system protein SsaD: MAYLMANLKSCWKIRFLGHLLQGREIWLNEGSLSLGEKGCDICIPLTINGKIVLREQEESLFVDAGKARVRVNGRSFNQNKPLPSSGVLQVAGVALAFGKEDCDLASYHIPVSRLGHWWLAGIFMIFIGGMGALLSVGSQPETVNDLPLRVKLLLDKSNIHYVQAQWKKDGSLQLSGYCSSSEQMQKVRAILESWGVMYRDSVICDDVLIREVQDILIQMGYPHAEVSSEGPGSVLIHDDIQMDQKWRKAQPLLADIPGLLHWKVSNSHQSQGNNIIAAIIKNGLVGLVDVTPIRRSFVISGVLDESHQRILQETLAALKKKDPALSLIYQNIAPSHDAGRYLPAPVAGFVQSRHGDYLLLTNKERLRVGALLPDGGEIVHLSADVVTVKHSDTLINYSLDFK; encoded by the coding sequence ATGGCATATCTCATGGCTAATCTGAAGAGTTGCTGGAAAATACGCTTTTTGGGTCACCTTTTACAAGGGCGAGAAATATGGCTGAATGAAGGAAGTCTGTCACTGGGGGAGAAGGGATGCGATATTTGTATTCCGCTTACTATAAATGGAAAAATTGTTCTGCGAGAACAGGAAGAAAGCTTGTTTGTTGATGCCGGGAAAGCCAGAGTTCGAGTTAATGGACGTAGTTTCAATCAAAATAAACCGCTACCGTCCAGTGGGGTTCTACAGGTTGCGGGAGTTGCCCTGGCGTTTGGTAAAGAAGATTGTGATCTTGCCAGTTACCACATACCCGTTTCCAGATTAGGGCATTGGTGGCTGGCTGGCATATTTATGATTTTCATTGGTGGGATGGGTGCCCTGTTAAGTGTTGGTAGTCAGCCGGAAACGGTGAATGACTTACCTTTACGGGTAAAGCTTTTATTAGATAAAAGCAACATTCATTATGTACAGGCTCAATGGAAAAAAGATGGAAGTCTGCAGTTGTCCGGTTATTGTTCGTCAAGCGAACAAATGCAAAAGGTGAGAGCGATTCTGGAATCATGGGGGGTCATGTACCGGGATAGTGTAATCTGCGATGACGTATTGATACGAGAAGTACAGGATATTTTGATACAAATGGGTTATCCCCATGCTGAAGTATCCAGTGAAGGGCCAGGTAGTGTGTTAATTCATGATGATATTCAAATGGATCAGAAATGGCGTAAAGCTCAACCGTTACTTGCAGATATCCCCGGACTATTACACTGGAAGGTTAGTAATTCTCATCAATCTCAGGGAAATAATATTATTGCCGCGATAATAAAGAACGGTTTAGTGGGCCTTGTTGATGTTACGCCAATACGACGTTCTTTTGTTATCAGTGGCGTACTGGATGAATCTCATCAACGTATTTTGCAAGAAACTCTGGCAGCATTAAAGAAAAAGGACCCAGCGCTTTCTTTAATCTATCAGAATATTGCGCCTTCCCATGATGCAGGCCGCTATCTGCCTGCACCAGTGGCTGGCTTTGTGCAGAGCCGCCATGGTGATTATTTATTACTGACTAACAAGGAGCGTTTACGTGTAGGAGCGCTATTACCCGATGGAGGGGAAATTGTCCATCTGAGTGCTGATGTGGTAACGGTTAAACATTCTGATACTTTGATTAACTATTCATTAGATTTTAAGTGA
- a CDS encoding type III secretion low calcium response chaperone LcrH/SycD, producing MKKQPTLQQAHDTMRFFRRGGSLRMLLDDDVTQPLNTLYRYAVQLMEVKEFSGAARLFQLLTIYDGWSFDYWFRLGECCQAQKLWGEAIYAYGRAAQIKLDAPQAPWAAAECYLACDNVRYAIKALTAVVRICGEASEHHLLRLRAEKMLQQLSDRS from the coding sequence ATGAAAAAACAACCAACCCTACAACAGGCGCATGACACGATGCGATTTTTCCGGCGTGGCGGCTCGCTGCGTATGTTGCTGGATGATGATGTTACACAGCCGCTTAATACTCTGTATCGCTATGCCGTGCAGCTTATGGAGGTAAAAGAGTTTTCCGGCGCAGCGCGACTCTTTCAATTGCTGACGATATATGATGGCTGGTCATTTGATTACTGGTTTCGGCTAGGGGAATGTTGCCAGGCTCAAAAACTTTGGGGGGAAGCGATATACGCCTATGGACGCGCGGCACAGATTAAGCTGGATGCGCCACAGGCCCCCTGGGCCGCCGCGGAATGCTATCTCGCGTGTGATAACGTTCGTTATGCAATTAAAGCGTTAACGGCCGTGGTGCGTATTTGCGGCGAGGCCAGTGAACATCACCTCCTCCGACTGCGTGCAGAAAAGATGTTACAGCAACTTTCTGACAGGAGCTAA
- a CDS encoding type III secretion system chaperone SsaE: protein MTTLTQLEDVLFHSREEAKGIILQLRAARQQLEKVNGKIQDPQQYQQNTLLIEAIEQAENIINIIYYRYHNCALVVS, encoded by the coding sequence ATGACAACGCTGACTCAGTTAGAAGATGTGCTGTTTCATTCTCGTGAAGAGGCCAAAGGAATAATTTTACAATTAAGAGCTGCCCGGCAACAATTAGAAAAGGTCAACGGTAAGATACAGGACCCACAGCAATATCAGCAGAACACCTTATTGATTGAAGCGATCGAACAGGCCGAAAATATCATCAACATTATTTATTATCGTTACCATAACTGCGCGCTTGTAGTGAGTTGA
- the sseB gene encoding pathogenicity island 2 effector protein SseB: MSSGNIFWGNQSHITVRNNFGISNFDTGGQDALSQKNPFAEGYDVLTFLLMVIQAIANDKFMEIQKNSERARDSQQKSNEMDEVIAKAAEEKDPKTKEEVPADVIEYMRKHGITVDGLSIDDYMAKFGDHGKLDKGGLQAVKASLDNDANRNTDLMSQEQLIIQKMSQQLNAVITQLTSLISKWGEISSMIAQKTYS; this comes from the coding sequence ATGTCTTCAGGAAACATCTTTTGGGGAAATCAATCCCATATTACAGTTAGAAATAATTTCGGCATTAGCAATTTTGATACAGGGGGGCAGGATGCCTTATCCCAAAAAAACCCTTTTGCCGAAGGGTACGATGTTTTGACCTTTCTCCTTATGGTTATCCAGGCTATCGCAAACGATAAATTTATGGAGATTCAGAAGAACTCTGAGCGCGCCAGAGATTCACAGCAAAAATCAAATGAAATGGATGAAGTTATTGCTAAAGCGGCCGAAGAAAAAGACCCTAAAACCAAAGAGGAGGTTCCTGCGGACGTAATTGAATACATGCGCAAGCATGGTATTACAGTCGATGGTTTGTCCATTGATGATTATATGGCTAAATTTGGCGATCATGGGAAACTGGATAAAGGTGGTCTACAGGCGGTAAAAGCGTCTCTGGATAATGACGCCAACCGGAATACCGATCTTATGAGTCAGGAACAGTTAATAATTCAAAAAATGTCGCAGCAGCTGAACGCTGTCATTACCCAACTGACGAGTCTGATCAGTAAGTGGGGGGAGATTTCCAGTATGATTGCGCAGAAAACATATTCATGA